From the Candidatus Delongbacteria bacterium genome, the window GTAGGTGGCCTCGGAGGAGACCTTGTAATAGAAGGACAGGCTGCTGCTGGACGCCACCTGCAGGGCCAGGCTCATGCTCGAGGTCTGGTTGTGGGTGATGACCCCGCTGCGGGCCGCGAAACTGCCGCCGTGCACGGTGCCCGTACCCACGGTCCAGGGCAGGGTGCTCTGGCTCCAGCTCCAGGCGCTGAAGTCGCCGCTCTCGAAGCCCTCGGTGGTGAGGCCGGAGGTCAGGCTGAAAGTGAGCGTGGTGCTGTAGCCGCCCGCGGCGCTGATCACCAGGCTGAAGGAGGCCACGTGGCCCACGGGCGTGGCGGGATCCACGCTGATCACGAAGGAATTGCTGCTGGCCGCGCTGCCGCCCGTGGCGATGGCGGGCCAGGCGCCGCTGGCGTCGCTGACGCTGATGTAGGGGCTGGTCTCGCTCAGGGTGCCCGTGATGCTGCTGGCCGCCGCGCCGGAGTTGGCCAGCGTGATGACCAGGGTCGGCGTCTCGCCGGGATCCAGCGCGCCGTCGTCGCCGTCGGAGACAGTCACGCCGCCCAGGGCCAGGACCGGCACGGTGAGCGGCGCGTCATCCACGCCGTCCAGGACCGTGAGGCCCGTGTTGCCGGGATCCAGCCAGTCCACCAGCCGCGTGGCGGCGCTGGAGCCGCGGTTCCAGCTCATGGAGAACTTGCCGTACCAGTCGGAGGTAAGGCTGGAACAGCTGGCGTAGCCGCCGTGCAGCTGGCCCGTGATCCGGTGGTTCTGGTCGAAGAGCGGGCTGCCCGAGCTGCCGCCCTCGGTGGTCCCGTCGTCCCACTGGGTGATCTTCCAATGGGAGTCCACCACGCCCGAGGTGCCCAGGTAGCGGTCGCTGCTGGTGGCGTTGTTGTCGAAGCTGATCTTCTTGATGTCGCCCGAGGGGTGGTGGATGCCCACGCTCAGCGTGCTGGCCGTGTTGACGGCGCTCCAGCCGGCGAAGTGCGCGTTGTAGGCGGCGGGGATGTTCTCCGTCAGCTCCACCAGCGTGAAATCCGAGTCCGCGTTGGTGGCGCGCAGCGTGCAGCCCGTCACCGACGTGTAGCTCACGTTCTGGTTTGTGCAACCCGGGCTCTCGTAGTTGAAGACAAAGATGTAGCTGCCCGTGGACAGCCCGCAGTGGTTGGCCGTAAGGAGATACTGGCGCAGGTCCTGGGCCGTGTTGTTGACCAGCGCGCCGCTGCAGAGGGCCGAGCCGCCGCTGGTGAGGATCAGCGCCACGGCGCGCTTCTGGGTCTGCCAGGGGGCGCCTTCGGGACAGTTGACGTTGTTGTTGCAGCTGCCCGAGTCGCCGTAGGCGCGCTCGTCTTCCACGCGGCCGAACACGTTGCGGTAGGCGTGCACCACGGAGCTGACGTGCAGGTCGCCCGGGAAGGCCACCCAGGCCGGCTCGTGATACTCCAGCACCACGGCGTCGCCAGGGGTGGGCTGGGTGGCGAAGCTGCCGTCCGGCGAGCTGGCGCTGTTGTACTCCGTGAAGGCGCCGATGAGCTGGCTCTGGTCGTCGAGGTAGAGGAAGAACTCGGCGCCGGCGGGCAGCTGGAAGCGGTCGTACTGGAGGTTCAGGCTGTAGGCGCCTGGACTGGCGAGGCGCAGGCGCCAGACCCGGCCGCCGTCGGGCAGCGTGGACCAGACCCCCGCGTTGTCCAGCCCCAGATCCACCGGCACGGGAGCGCCGAAGCGCCAGGGCGTGCTGGCCTTGTCCGCGCCGGCGTCTTCCGCCAGATAGCGCGCCACGTCGGGGGCGGGCAGAGACAGGCTGGGCACCGTCTCGGCCAGCGGGTGACGGAAACTGGGCGGCGTGCCGCCCGCGCTCACCTGGGCCCGGGCCGGGCCAACGGTGGCGAGTAGGGCCAGCAGGCACCCCAGACCGGTCCAGCGACGGACCGGATTCGACAGGAAACTCATGGCACACTCCGGCTGCGGTTGGTCCCCCGGCGGGGAGGAACAGGATGTTGAACAAGTGGATTGGGCAAGGATACCTGCGCAAGAATCAGGCCCTCTGGAGCGGCCCGCCGGACGTGAAACAGGCTATCTGACCACGAAGAAAGCGTCCGCATCGTTCCAAAGTCGAGGCGGGGCTCGCGCCGGAATTTGCACAAGTCACGGGGTCCGTGGGGCCGGGCTGGCCGGGCAGGAACGAAAAAGGGCCGTTGGATAGATCTCCTCCGGCCCCGAAACGGCTGAATCCGCGCTCAGTGCTTGCGGAAGAAATCCTTGACGAAGTGCATGACCAGGTCCGGATTCTCCTTGAGGCGCCGGGTGCTGTAGGCGAACCAGGCTTCGCCGAAGGGCACGTAGACGCGCAGCTTGTGGCCCTGGCCCACGATCTCGCGCCGCAGCCCGGGCAGCACGCCCAGCAGCATCTGGAACTCGTAGCGGTCGGGCGTGAGCTTGAGCCGCTTGATGATTTTCAGCGCCCCCTCCACGAGGAAGCGGTCGTGGGTGGCGATGCCCACGTAATTGCCGGCTTCCAGCAGGGCCTCCAGGCAGCGCAGGTAGTTGTCGCGGATCTCCTGGTAGCCGTGGTAGGCCAGTTCCACCGGCTCCTTGTAGATGCCCTTGCAGAGCCGCAGGTGGGTTCCGGCGGGAATCAGCCGCTGCTCGATGTCCGGCAACGTGCGCCGCAGGTAGGCCTGGATCACCACGCCCACCCGGCCCGGGAACTGGGCCCGCAGCTCGTCGTGCAGGTCCAGCGTGGCGTCGGTGAAGGGCGTGTCCTCCATGTCGATGCGCAGGAAGCTGCCCTGGCGGTCGACCTGCTCCAGGATGGCGCGGTAGTTCGCGCGGCAGAGGGCCGGGTCGAGGGCCAGCCCCATCTGCGTGGGTTTCACGCTGACGTTGGCGTCCAGGCCGTCCCGGGCGATGCGCTCCACCACCTGCAGGTAGAGCTTGGCGTAGGCGTGGGTCTCCTCGGGGCGCTGGACATGCTCGCCCAGCACGTCCAGGGTCAGGCAGCAGCCCTCGGCCATGAGCTCCCGGCCGACGCGCACCGCGTCGTCCAGCTGCTCGCCGCTGATGTAGTGCCGGGAAAGGTGCCCCACCAGTTTCTTGGGGAAGTAGGGCAGTGTATTGGCAACCAGATTGTTGAAAGCGGACATGGGTCCTCCGGTTTGGTTGTCAGGATTTTAATGATTCGCCGGGCCACCGGCGCGGCCCCGGCGCCCGTACTCCGCGTTGAGCCGGCGCAGGCAGGGGTCGGGGTTGAGGGCCTGGTCGATGCTGTAGGCGCTGCCGGTCAGTACCACCAGCTCGTCGTCCCGCCGGCCGGCCTCCGCCAGGGCCAGCGCGCGGACGGGATCGGGCTCCACCTGCAAAGGCAGATTGGGAAAGGCCGCGCGGCACTCGTCGGCCAGCGCGCCGGGAGCGCGCCCGGCATAGGAGGCGCCGGTGAGCACCACGTGCGCCGTCCGATCCGCCAGCGGCGCCAGCATGGGAGCCAGCGCGCGCTCCCGGCTCACGCCGAAGACCAGCACCAGCGGCCGGCCGGGAAAGACTTCGGCCAGTTGGGCGGCCAGGGCCGCCAGCTTGTCCGGGTTGTGGGCCACGTCGGCCACCAGGTGGGGCCGGGGCTGCCAGAAGCGCCCGGGCAGGGGCGGCACCGCCAGCAGGGTGCGCAGCAGCTCATTGGGCTCCAGCCCGGGTTCCGCCCGTTCCAGGGTGGCCAGCGCCAGGGCCAGGTTGCGCCAGGCGTGCTCGGGCAGACCGGTTGTGTCACACAGCGTCGCCGCCCGCAGGCGCAGCCCGGTGACCGCCGCCTCGTCCACCACGTGCAGGGGCGCGCCCTCCTGCTCCGCCACCCGGCGGATCACCTCCAGGGCCTGGCCGCGGGCCCCGGTGAGCAACGGCACGCCGGGCCGGGCGATGCCGGCCTTCTCCAGCGCACGCTGCCAGACGGCATGCCCCAGGGTGCGCGGGTGGTCGTTGCCCACGTTGGTCAGAACGCAGAGGGCCGGCGTCAGGGCCATGCTGGGCGCGTAGCGTCCGCCCACCCCCGTCTCCAGGATGCCCCAGCGCGCGCCGGCCTCGGCGAAGGCCTGCAGGCTGAGCAGGATGCCCGCCTCGGCGAAACTGAGGCCGCGTTCGAGTCCCCGTTCGGCGCGATCCAAGGAGTGCGGGCGGATCCGTTCGCGCCACAGCCGGCTCCAGGTCGAGTGGGGCAGCGGCACGCCGTTCAGACTGCAACGCTCGGCGAAGTCGAAGAGGTGCGGATTGGTCATGGCGCCCGCCGGACCCACCAGGGCCAGCCCGGCCTCCAGCAGGCGGCAGGTGCTGCCCTTGCCGTTGGTGCCCGCCACGTGGATCAACCGGGCGGGATGGCCCTGCGGCCAGAAGGACTGGATGGAGTCCACCAGCCAGCGGATGCGCAGCAACTTGTGCAGCGCCCACTCGTCGTGATACAATTCATCCACGGTGGACAGGTAGGCGGGATCGAAGTCCGCGGGCAGCGGGGTGTCGGCTTGCTCTTCCATGGGCCCAATATGGCTACGCAGGTGCTTACCTACATTGGCCGCGCGCAGCCCCTCAGGCTGCCAAGACAGGGAGCGGACGTGGACGAACAGCTGGTGATCATCGGCGGAAACACGGCGGGTCTGGCGGCGGCGTTGGCGGCCCGGCGGCGGCGCGCCGACCTGCGCATCCTGGTTCTGGAAGCCTCCGGCGAGATCTCCTGGGGCGCCTGCGGCCTGCCCTACAACCTGGCGGATCCGACCCGCGCCCCGGAGGATCTGCGCGTGCGGCCCGCCGCCTTTTTCCACGAACAGGACATCCAACTGGCGCTGGGCCAGCGCGTGCTGGCCGTGGACCCGACGGCCCGCCGCCTGCAGCTGGAGCGTCGCGGCGCCGGGGGCGTCGAGCGACTCGAACTGGCCTGGGACCGCCTGGTGGTGGCCAGCGGCGCCCGCAGCCGCGAGCTGACCATCCCCGGCCTGCCCGCCACGCGGTTGGCTCCCCTCAAGACCCTGGACGATCTGCGCGCCTGGAAGGAACGCTTGGGCGGGCTGCGCCGCGTGGCGGTGGCCGGAGCCGGGCCGCTGGGGCTGGAGCTGTGCGAGGCCCTGCGCCAGCTGGGACTGGAGGTCCTGCTGGTGGATCCGGAACCGCTGCCGCTGAAGGGCTGGCCCCGGGAGCTGCGCGCGGCCGTGGCCGCGGAGCTGGAGCGGCAGGGCGTCCGCCTCCGGCTGGGTTGGAGCATCCGCCGGGCGGAGGACCAACCCCTGGCCTGCCGCCTGGAGCTGGAGTCCCCGGCCGGCGGTACGGCGCTGGAGGAAGTGGAGCTGGTGGCCGCCTGCGCGGGCATTACGCCCAACACGGAGTTCCTGCCCCGCAGCCTGGAGCGGACCGCTGCCGGGGCGCTGGCGGTGAGCGCCGC encodes:
- a CDS encoding proline dehydrogenase family protein, whose amino-acid sequence is MSAFNNLVANTLPYFPKKLVGHLSRHYISGEQLDDAVRVGRELMAEGCCLTLDVLGEHVQRPEETHAYAKLYLQVVERIARDGLDANVSVKPTQMGLALDPALCRANYRAILEQVDRQGSFLRIDMEDTPFTDATLDLHDELRAQFPGRVGVVIQAYLRRTLPDIEQRLIPAGTHLRLCKGIYKEPVELAYHGYQEIRDNYLRCLEALLEAGNYVGIATHDRFLVEGALKIIKRLKLTPDRYEFQMLLGVLPGLRREIVGQGHKLRVYVPFGEAWFAYSTRRLKENPDLVMHFVKDFFRKH
- a CDS encoding cyanophycin synthetase; protein product: MEEQADTPLPADFDPAYLSTVDELYHDEWALHKLLRIRWLVDSIQSFWPQGHPARLIHVAGTNGKGSTCRLLEAGLALVGPAGAMTNPHLFDFAERCSLNGVPLPHSTWSRLWRERIRPHSLDRAERGLERGLSFAEAGILLSLQAFAEAGARWGILETGVGGRYAPSMALTPALCVLTNVGNDHPRTLGHAVWQRALEKAGIARPGVPLLTGARGQALEVIRRVAEQEGAPLHVVDEAAVTGLRLRAATLCDTTGLPEHAWRNLALALATLERAEPGLEPNELLRTLLAVPPLPGRFWQPRPHLVADVAHNPDKLAALAAQLAEVFPGRPLVLVFGVSRERALAPMLAPLADRTAHVVLTGASYAGRAPGALADECRAAFPNLPLQVEPDPVRALALAEAGRRDDELVVLTGSAYSIDQALNPDPCLRRLNAEYGRRGRAGGPANH
- a CDS encoding FAD-dependent oxidoreductase — translated: MDEQLVIIGGNTAGLAAALAARRRRADLRILVLEASGEISWGACGLPYNLADPTRAPEDLRVRPAAFFHEQDIQLALGQRVLAVDPTARRLQLERRGAGGVERLELAWDRLVVASGARSRELTIPGLPATRLAPLKTLDDLRAWKERLGGLRRVAVAGAGPLGLELCEALRQLGLEVLLVDPEPLPLKGWPRELRAAVAAELERQGVRLRLGWSIRRAEDQPLACRLELESPAGGTALEEVELVAACAGITPNTEFLPRSLERTAAGALAVSAALRVGGLPVWAAGDCACREPAVPARAGESARVWNPQAREALTGGRVAGWNAAAGADERQATPGTLTQVLRCFGLELARCGRLSEPDEVAAAPAVVDIPPVSGLLGLGMARAARPSAAAPAAVRRSRAAGQTLGHALPGAGRLEVWLEAEPDGRLRGGAILSEGCGGALRINPLAALLQRAGTAAELAALDLAYSPPFGPLADPLLRAAEHLSQPSAAPLP